In one Cottoperca gobio chromosome 12, fCotGob3.1, whole genome shotgun sequence genomic region, the following are encoded:
- the LOC115016670 gene encoding transmembrane protein 230-like: protein MLGAGVSNNKVKYSRLAADEDGYIDLQFKKSPTKVPYKAIALAIFLFLIGSLLIIFGALLLSGTIKVENPDRTIPVIIIGLLVFLPGFYHLRIAYYAAKGYRGYSYDDIPDFGD, encoded by the exons ATGTTGGGTGCTGGAGTATCCAACAACAAGGTCAAGTATTCACGGCTGGCTGCTGATGAAGACGGTTACATAGACTTACAG TTCAAGAAAAGCCCGACAAAGGTCCCATACAAGGCGATTGCACTGGCAATATTCCTGTTTTTGATTGGCTCCTTACTGATAATCTTCGGGGCTCTTCTTCTGTCGGGAACCATTAAGGTCGAG AACCCAGACCGCACCATTCCTGTCATCATCATAGGGCTGCTCGTTTTCCTCCCTGGATTTTACCATTTGAGAATCGCCTACTACGCCGCAAAGGGTTACCGGGGTTACTCCTACGACGACATCCCAGATTTTGGCGACTGA